A section of the Malania oleifera isolate guangnan ecotype guangnan chromosome 2, ASM2987363v1, whole genome shotgun sequence genome encodes:
- the LOC131148684 gene encoding uncharacterized protein LOC131148684 isoform X1 codes for MSSGESKDPLKDLDWKNIGESMRNEPSVRPVIKKRLPKKIRQVPECYFLPRRSLPSAIALYGSIIAAGVGAGMLIEVWINKKVKVKMEIALLWVKSMQFSQIHMQGREFLVLDSITGHNLFFSFLGLYYASIPRLIFYLNFQLNYS; via the exons ATGAGTTCTGGAGAATCTAAAGACCCATTGAAGGATTTGGACTGGAAAAACATTGGTGAATCTATGCGTAATGAACCAAGTGTAAGACCCGTTATAAAGAAACGGCTACCCAAGAAGATACGACAAGTTCCAGAATGCTACTTCCTTCCTCGAAGATCCTTACCCTCTGCCATTGCACTCTACGGATCAATAATTGCTGCTGGTGTTGGTGCTGGGATGCTAATTGAGGTTTGGATAAATAAGAAAGTTAAAG TGAAAATGGAAATTGCTCTCCTTTGGGTGAAAAGCATGCAGTTTAGCCAAATACACATGCAGGGAAGAGAGTTTCTGGTTCTGGATTCAATTACTGGGCATAatttgttcttttcttttttgggaCTGTACTATGCTTCAATTCCTCGTCTCATTTTTTACCTCAACTTTCAGCTTAATTACAGCTAA
- the LOC131148684 gene encoding uncharacterized protein LOC131148684 isoform X2, with the protein MSSGESKDPLKDLDWKNIGESMRNEPSVRPVIKKRLPKKIRQVPECYFLPRRSLPSAIALYGSIIAAGVGAGMLIEVWINKKVKEDGGVIWEFDK; encoded by the exons ATGAGTTCTGGAGAATCTAAAGACCCATTGAAGGATTTGGACTGGAAAAACATTGGTGAATCTATGCGTAATGAACCAAGTGTAAGACCCGTTATAAAGAAACGGCTACCCAAGAAGATACGACAAGTTCCAGAATGCTACTTCCTTCCTCGAAGATCCTTACCCTCTGCCATTGCACTCTACGGATCAATAATTGCTGCTGGTGTTGGTGCTGGGATGCTAATTGAGGTTTGGATAAATAAGAAAGTTAAAG AGGATGGGGGCGTGATTTGGGAGTTCGACAAGTAA